The following proteins come from a genomic window of Excalfactoria chinensis isolate bCotChi1 chromosome 6, bCotChi1.hap2, whole genome shotgun sequence:
- the CFAP43 gene encoding cilia- and flagella-associated protein 43, which translates to MAAAGEERPPGGPQLGADALGSRGCSSPKETTLEVSWAQGFSNKNFGFINNQTVCYPCGNYILFLDIETKKTTALQCQTGQVGAFAVNPKYGVLAFSDRKLNPVIYIYSFPELNKLSELKGHIQLDYSLLAFSFSGPYLASYSSLPDFVLSVWNWKENILLCSESQPGVVATSISFNPMNWQQLCFVTESSVTIWCIERNHDEHCLIQNPVKLPDAQGSLDHHEDLFFPYSCDENPYHGPVMPVSAIAGLVGDEAETFVPRTDIKPSLHPTAHCWTATSDIYLGCKEGYILAINTMRYSASIIQRKPLPEHMLKVSDMLDYIRREVQRKKGIKPKALQRTVVFTMAFCNEGLYTAGIEGILYVYHISDLQYEMKICADISEPISTLAFSPDYTILLIVTDQGTIYAYKPAHTEGAVKLSNAFSSYLLAADFLTPGDKYCVSVTISGEIQVWLLENGTCLSMLKLDIEATAMACCPSSNSVAVGTERGQIYFIDITKAEAPRVVHRICLSKFPVLSLHYDQSGQFLIIRAMEGYIFILDARPSKLFQVLGYVVLAGEVLSLSVVSDFRNNSIEVVVLLSVAEIQQTRLEVFCLPSALREGIDKYVNDQGILNSSAIKKEQYDLQYPLSSAVRLKDNIVYGYCTCAPFICRYNLSKQSILEDQPVYLSEKMIPSNQFGSGFICLSPNSRMLASAAKDGVLLIYDTSTMEILAQNYCHSYEGGGIRSMVFSLDGKLILVNGENDGALVCLKWKKIKETEEADSHWQSLLTILNKSILNENAALSCMAEWQPESESTSQSLPEEKSEKSPLEPSSAAVTEDGNFTSLHSDSTSDMTWLGQKIEKVIREETERFANEKKELQMGIEKLHKTIQKMMHENEQVPDIEKLELQEFNLDVEEQEKAQAEAEQEVARVREKIEMEILANCYLQDVIRHECWDSMCVKGRAVKCFHLACEVKNYPLKKRDEEELRTLEKVLCLRKIEAANLKVHKTDLEIKSKTVLFKEEERTGEVMVDDTASCLLTGSLSSQYGADTSILYHQLDMHSREQKVNQIVLLKDIIYKVKTVFNKEFDIVAQQKEQEIARIKERNVRIREILAQLDLHVEVWEPGLTGEEKPEQVLTVQDSEIKAEKYLTPQEREKAEMLKRLEMERQLASLDNERQRALNDMMGGVLEVKQEDILKIDIPPPSFISKPEDEWSDHEKKIFRKYEEKVQELNEEKEKYRRELRNELEELEASIQETTQNFDKTVCKLFERKVNLEKVIYQEELKIVNLIYSLLLDEELDSREAGLRHFLVKKQKEKVKIARTVETTKKKIEFYTEQYYNAIAEDKNLEYGFRREFADVPANLHDELLQLYKCRPRAVMTEIYLDTANPPGSCSVSAEDFKDALTRLMRAMDELDNPEHMPNGLDPSLWEKFCLARRNKLESEQLVKWTTLILEEIEFFLRRRKGDDMEMSSKVERIYKELTWLREEKIKLQLNLTFQFLLKQGQVELESTGIPDYADAIFIKKNIIEELNCNIMDQVEKKIASMVEYKEYSKGIFQLKWEHKKMSMQIEDLNQKAQDIVALPITKDRQLFLTMLNYDSHIAHRITMMEETLGVMDKVHKKNMKKHQKRIKELEKCISLKEQENYELSIKLKEMLVSVSERRHLSQAADMQHISERIAKRRYQEILKQKHLRNLIEKQEEHLGILQAKAERLRSKTFPIL; encoded by the exons ATGGCGGCCGCCGGTGAGGAGCGGCCTCCGGGCGGCCCGCAGCTCGGTGCCGATGCCCTGGGGAGCCGCGGCTGCTCCTCTCCCAAGGAGACCACGCTGGAAGTGAG TTGGGCTCAGGGATTCTCAAACAAGAACTTTGGCTTTATCAACAATCAAACTGTCTGCTACCCCTGTGGCAACTACATCCTCTTCTTGGACATTGAAACAAAGAAgacaacagcactgcagtgtcaGACTGGCCAGGTGGGAGCCTTTGCAGTGAACCCCAAGTATGGAGTGCTGGCCTTTTCAGATCGGAAGCTGAATCCTGTCATATATATCTACAGTTTTCCAGAGCTGAATAAACTGTCAGAGTTAAAAG GTCACATTCAGTTGGACTACAGCTTACTTGCATTTAGTTTCTCGGGCCCATATCTAGCCAGTTACTCTTCATTACCTGACTTTGTTCTTTCAGTATG gaactggaaagaaaacatcctCCTGTGCAGTGAATCTCAGCCAGGGGTAGTAGCGACCTCCATAAGTTTCAATCCTATGAACTGGCAACAGCTATGTTTTGTTACTGAGAGCTCTGTTACTATCTGGTGTATTGAAAGGAACCATGACGAGCATTGTCTTATACAAAA CCCTGTGAAACTCCCTGATGCGCAGGGTTCTCTGGATCATCATGaggatttgtttttcccatatTCTTGTGATGAAAATCCCTACCATGGCCCTGTTATGCCAGTTTCAGCCATTGCTGGACTGGTAGGAGATGAAGCAGAAACATTCGTG CCTAGAACTGATATTAAGCCTTCACTGCATCCTACTGCCCACTGCTGGACTGCAACCTCTGACATTTACCTGGGCTGTAAGGAAGGTTATATTTTGGCAATTAATACTATGAGATACAGTGCTTCAATTATTCAACGAAAACCTCTGCCTG AACACATGCTTAAAGTATCAGACATGTTGGACTACATTCGCAGAGaagtacagagaaagaaag GTATCAAACCGAAGGCTCTGCAAAGAACAGTTGTGTTTACCATGGCATTTTGTAATGAGGGACTGTACACAGCTGGAATA GAGGGTATTTTATACGTGTATCATATCAGTGATCTCCAGTATGAGATGAAAATCTGCGCTGACATCTCAGAACCCATATCCACACTTGCATTCTCTCCTGATTACACAATACTTCTGATTGTTACTGATCAG GGGACAATCTATGCTTACAAACCTGCCCACACTGAAGGAGCTGTCAAACTCTCGAATGCATTCAGCAGTTATTTGCTGGCTGCTGATTTTCTTACTCCAGGGGACAAGTACTGTGTG TCTGTAACGATTTCAGGTGAAATACAAGTTTGGCTTCTGGAAAATGGGACTTGCCTCAGCATGCTGAAACTTGATATTGAG GCAACCGCTATGGCTTGCTGTCCCTCTTCAAACAGTGTTGCTGTAGGAACAGAAAGGGGTCAAATCTATTTTATTGACATTACCAAAGCTGAAGCTCCACGGGTTGTTCACAGGATTTGTCTTTCCAAATTTCCAGTACTGTCTTTGCA ttATGATCAGAGTGGCCAGTTCCTCATCATTAGAGCTATGGAAGGATATATCTTTATTCTAGATGCTCGGCCTTCAAAATTATTCCAGGTTCTTGGATATGTAG TGTTGGCAGGTGAAGTGCTGAGTCTTTCAGTAGTTTCTGACTTCAGGAACAACTCAATTGAAGTGGTGGTGCTTCTTAGTGTAGCAGAGATCCAACAAACAAGGCTGGAAGTTTTTTGCCTGCCATCAGCACTCAGGGAAG GTATTGATAAGTATGTTAATGATCAAGGAATACTAAATTCTAGTGCCATTAAAAAGGAGCAATATGATCTACAGTACCCTTTGAGTTCAGCAGTCAGACTGAAGGATAACATTGTATATGGCTACTGTACCTGTGCACCTTTCATCTGTAGATACAATCTCTCTAAACAG AGCATTTTGGAAGATCAACCAGTATATTTATCAGAAAAGATGATTCCTAGCAATCAGTTTGGATCAGGATTCATCTGTTTGTCACCTAACAGCCGAATGCTGGCATCAGCAGCAAAGGATGGTGTTTTGCTCATCTATGATACTTCTACTATG GAAATACTTGCTCAAAACTATTGTCACTCATATGAAGGAGGGGGAATCAGATCCATGGTATTTTCACTAGATGGCAAACTCATCCTGGTTAATGGTGAAAATGATGGTGCCCTGGTGTGTCTGAAATGGAA GAAGataaaggaaactgaagaagCTGATTCTCACTGGCAATCTCTTCTTACTATACTGAACAAGtctattttgaatgaaaatgctgctttaagTTGTATGGCAGAATGGCAGCCTGAGTCAGAATCCACATCGCAGTCGCTTCCAGAAGAGAAATCTGAG AAGTCACCACTTGAACCTTCCAGTGCAGCAGTTACAGAAGATGGGAACTTTACAAGTCTGCATTCAGACAGTACTAGTGATATGACCTGGTTAGGTCAGAAAATAGAGAAG GTCATTAGAGAAGAGACTGAGAGGTTTGCCAACGAGAAGAAAGAGCTTCAAATGGGCATTGAGAAGCTGCATAAAACT ATTCAGAAAATGATGCATGAAAATGAACAGGTGCCAGACATTGAGAAACTGGAATTGCAGGAGTTCAACCTGGATgtggaagagcaggaaaaagcaCAAGCAGAGGCTGAACAAGAAGTGGCCAGG GTGAGGGAGAAGATTGAAATGGAGATTTTAGCTAACTGCTACTTGCAGGATGTCATCAGACATGAATGCTGGGATTCCATGTGTGTAAAAGGACGGGCAGTTAAG TGTTTCCATTTAGCTTGTGAAGTGAAGAATTATCCCCTGAAGAAACGCGATGAAGAAGAGCTGAGAACGCTGGAGAAAGTTCTATGCTTAAGGAAGATTGAAGCAGCTAATCTTAAG GTTCACAAAACAGATCTTGAGATTAAGTCTAAGACTGTATTATTTAAAGAAGAAGAGAGGACTGGAGAAGTCATGGTTGATGATACTGCATCTTGCCTCCTGACTGGAAGTCTGAGTTCTCAGTATGGTGCAGATACGTCTATACTTTACCACCAATTGGACATGCACTCCAGGGAGCAGAAAGTCAATCAGATAGTATTACTGAAG GACATCATTTACAAAGTGAAAACTGTGTTTAATAAGGAATTTGACATAGTTGCTCAACAAAAGGAGCAGGAGATAGCACGAATTAAAGAAAGAAACGTAAGGATCCGAGAAATCTTGGCACAGCTTGACCTCCATGTGGAAGTGTGGGAGCCAGGACTTACAGGTGAAGAGAAACCAGAGCAAGTGCTCACTGTTCAGGATTCAGAG ATAAAAGCTGAAAAGTACTTGACTCcacaagagagagagaaagcagaaatgctgaaaagacTTGAAATGGAAAGACAGCTTGCTTCTCTG GACAATGAAAGACAGCGTGCTCTTAATGACATGATGGGTGGAGTGCTGGAAGTCAAGCAGGAAGATATCTTGAAAATT GATATTCCTCCACCTTCTTTTATATCCAAGCCTGAAGATGAATGGAGTGATCAcgaaaagaaaatattcagaaaatatgaggaaaaagtcCAAGagctgaatgaagaaaaagaaaagtatagAAGG gaaCTGAGAAATGAATTGGAGGAACTTGAAGCTTCCATCCaggaaacaacacaaaacttTGACAAGACTGTAtgcaaactctttgaaaggaaaGTGAATTTAGAGAAGGTCATCTATCAG GAAGAACTCAAAATTGTCAATCTCATTTATTCTTTACTGTTGGATGAGGAGTTGGACAGTAGAGAAGCTGGACTTCGTCACTTCCTggtaaagaagcagaaagagaaa GTCAAGATTGCGAGAACAGTGGAgactacaaaaaagaaaatagagttTTACACAGAACAATATTATAATGCAATAGCTGAAGATAAG AATCTGGAATATGGCTTTAGGAGGGAGTTTGCTGATGTTCCTGCTAATCTTCATGATGAACTTTTGCAACTTTACAAATGTCGACCAAG GGCTGTAATGACAGAAATATACCTGGACACTGCAAACCCTCCTGGAAGTTGTTCAGTCTCAGCTGAAGATTTCAAAGATGCACTCACCCGTTTAATGCGAGCCATGGATGAACTGGATAATCCTGAGCACATGCCTAATGGCTTAGACCCATCCCTATGGGAAAAATTCTGTCTAGCTAGACGAAATAAATTGGAGAGTGAGCAGCTG GTGAAATGGACAACTCTAATTCTGGAAGAAATTGAGTTCTTTCTCCGAAGAAGAAAGGGTGACGATATGGAGATGAGCTCAAAAGTAGAAAGAATTTACAAGGAACTCACTTG GCTGCGGGAGGAGAAGATAAAACTTCAACTGAACTTGACTTTCCAGTTTTTGCTAAAACAAGGACAGGTGGAATTGGAAAGTACTGGGATCCCAGATTACGCTGATgccattttcattaaaaagaacattattGAAGAACTGAATTGCAATATCATG GatcaagtagaaaaaaaaattgccagcATGGTAGAATACAAAGAATACTCTAAGGGGATATTTCAGCTCAAATGGGAACACAAGAAAATGAGCATGCAAATAGAAGATCTGAATCAGAAGGCTCAGGATATTGTGGCTTTACCTATTACAAAAGATCGCCAGCTA